In Juglans microcarpa x Juglans regia isolate MS1-56 chromosome 7D, Jm3101_v1.0, whole genome shotgun sequence, the following are encoded in one genomic region:
- the LOC121239784 gene encoding probable histone H2A.4, whose product MEKKGAGGRRGGGGPKKKPVSRSVKAGLQFPVGRIGRYLKKGRYSQRVGTGAPVYMAAVLEYLAAEVLELAGNAARDNKKNRIIPRHVLLAVRNDEELGKLLAGVTIAHGGVLPNINPVLLPKKNDKAPKEPKSPSKATKSPKKA is encoded by the exons ATGGAGAAGAAGGGTGCGGGAGGAAGAAGAGGCGGTGGTGGCCCCAAAAAGAAGCCGGTTTCCCGGTCCGTCAAAGCCGGTTTGCAGTTCCCGGTCGGGAGGATTGGTCGATACTTGAAGAAAGGAAGGTACTCGCAGCGTGTTGGGACAGGTGCTCCTGTTTACATGGCTGCCGTGCTCGAATACCTAGCTGCCGAG GTCTTGGAGTTGGCTGGAAATGCGGCTCGTGATAACAAGAAGAACAGAATAATCCCAAGGCATGTTTTGCTGGCCGTTAGGAATGATGAGGAGCTTGGAAAGTTACTTGCTGGTGTTACCATTGCTCATGGCGGTGTCCTTCCCAACATCAATCCTGTTCTCTTGCCTAAGAAGAACGACAAGGctcccaaagagcccaagtctCCCTCCAAGGCCACCAAGTCCCCAAAGAAGGCGTAG
- the LOC121239786 gene encoding glycine-rich RNA-binding protein 2, mitochondrial-like isoform X1 — translation MQCARDGVRFSRTFPLARWLCAPRHSSTNLFVGGLSYDTNEAVLKDAFGQHGEIIEAAKVICDHVSGRSKGYGFVRFTSETAATTALNEMDGQSLDGRNIRVHYAHRG, via the exons ATGCAATGCGCGAGAGATGGCGTTCGTTTTTCCCGTACGTTTCCCTTAGCCAGATGGTTGTGTGCCCCTCGCCACTCTTCCACCAATCTCTTCGTCGGAG GGCTTTCCTATGACACCAATGAAGCCGTTCTAAAGGATGCTTTTGGACAACATGGTGAGATAATTGAAG CAGCTAAAGTTATATGTGATCATGTGAGTGGGAGATCGAAAGGGTATGGGTTTGTGCGGTTCACTTCTGAAACTGCAGCCACCACAGCTCTAAATGAAATGGATGGTCAG TCATTAGATGGCAGAAATATTCGAGTGCACTACGCACACCGGGGATGA
- the LOC121239786 gene encoding glycine-rich RNA-binding protein 2, mitochondrial-like isoform X2 — MQCARDGVRFSRTFPLARWLCAPRHSSTNLFVGGLSYDTNEAVLKDAFGQHGEIIEAKVICDHVSGRSKGYGFVRFTSETAATTALNEMDGQSLDGRNIRVHYAHRG; from the exons ATGCAATGCGCGAGAGATGGCGTTCGTTTTTCCCGTACGTTTCCCTTAGCCAGATGGTTGTGTGCCCCTCGCCACTCTTCCACCAATCTCTTCGTCGGAG GGCTTTCCTATGACACCAATGAAGCCGTTCTAAAGGATGCTTTTGGACAACATGGTGAGATAATTGAAG CTAAAGTTATATGTGATCATGTGAGTGGGAGATCGAAAGGGTATGGGTTTGTGCGGTTCACTTCTGAAACTGCAGCCACCACAGCTCTAAATGAAATGGATGGTCAG TCATTAGATGGCAGAAATATTCGAGTGCACTACGCACACCGGGGATGA
- the LOC121239786 gene encoding glycine-rich RNA-binding protein 2, mitochondrial-like isoform X3: MGHSVYIEDGICNGLSYDTNEAVLKDAFGQHGEIIEAKVICDHVSGRSKGYGFVRFTSETAATTALNEMDGQSLDGRNIRVHYAHRG; the protein is encoded by the exons ATGGGGCATTCAGTCTACATTGAAGATGGAATCTGTAAT GGGCTTTCCTATGACACCAATGAAGCCGTTCTAAAGGATGCTTTTGGACAACATGGTGAGATAATTGAAG CTAAAGTTATATGTGATCATGTGAGTGGGAGATCGAAAGGGTATGGGTTTGTGCGGTTCACTTCTGAAACTGCAGCCACCACAGCTCTAAATGAAATGGATGGTCAG TCATTAGATGGCAGAAATATTCGAGTGCACTACGCACACCGGGGATGA
- the LOC121239785 gene encoding organelle RRM domain-containing protein 6, chloroplastic-like yields the protein MRSTCLHHKHLQKEHPFRTEMAKRLKPQLFVSRLSFFTTNEKLKTLFSPFGEVTEARLVKDPRTQRPKGFGFVTFDSEVEAQNALKAMNGKIVDGRLIFVEVAQARRDEDATS from the exons ATGCGAAGTACTTGTCTTCATCATAAACACTTGCAGAAAGAACACCCATTTAGAACTGAGATGGCTAAGAGATTGAAGCCGCAGCTCTTCGTTAgca GATTATCCTTTTTCACCACAAATGAAAAACTGAAGACATTGTTTTCGCCATTTGGGGAAGTTACAGAAG CGAGGCTAGTTAAGGACCCAAGAACCCAAAGACCCAAAGGGTTTGGTTTTGTAACATTCGATTCAGAGGTTGAGGCTCAGAATGCTTTGAAGGCCATGAATGGCAAG ATAGTTGATGGGCGGCTGATTTTCGTTGAAGTTGCACAGGCAAGGAGAGATGAAGATGCTACCTCTTGA